A window from Fragaria vesca subsp. vesca linkage group LG5, FraVesHawaii_1.0, whole genome shotgun sequence encodes these proteins:
- the LOC101310220 gene encoding 12S seed storage protein CRU2-like: MAEMDLTPKSAAAAFEGDGGGYYVWSFPALGEANVGAGKLVLKPSGFALPHYADSAKLGYVLQGEDGVVGMVFPNTSEEVVLKLKKGDVIPVPLGAVSWWFNNGDSADDLVIVFLGETTKAYTPGVFTYFFIAGTQSLLGGFSTDFISKSFSITKDEADEVTKNQTGVLLVKVEKGKTMPKPNAHLTHKLVHQLNVSATVTEKEFPFLNQAGLSANLIKLEPSAISSPIYTTDSTVQLIYVVGGGGRIQITGLNGQRVLDAEVAAGQLIVVPRFFMVAKLAGEKGMECFSVITSSRATLEDFTGKTSVLRALSPEVLQISLNINPELQTLLQSKSD, translated from the exons ATGGCGGAAATGGATCTAACACCAAAGTCAGCGGCAGCAGCGTTCGAGGGAGATGGTGGAGGATATTACGTATGGTCATTTCCGGCGCTTGGCGAGGCCAACGTAGGTGCCGGAAAGCTTGTGCTGAAGCCTAGTGGCTTTGCTCTTCCTCACTATGCAGATTCTGCCAAACTGGGATATGTTCTTCAAG GCGAGGATGGAGTAGTTGGAATGGTATTCCCCAACACATCGGAGGAGGTGGTGTTGAAGCTTAAGAAAGGAGACGTGATTCCGGTACCACTCGGAGCAGTCTCATGGTGGTTCAACAATGGCGACTCAGCCGATGACCTTGTCATCGTGTTCTTGGGCGAAACAACAAAGGCTTACACTCCTGGTGTATTTACTTATTTCTTCATTGCAGGAACTCAAAGTCTTCTCGGAGGTTTCTCTACTGACTTCATTAGCAAGTCATTCAGTATTACCAAAGATGAAGCTGATGAGGTCACCAAAAACCAGACAGGAGTCCTGCTAGTTAAGGTAGAAAAGGGAAAGACCATGCCTAAGCCCAACGCCCACCTCACCCACAAACTTGTTCATCAACTCAATGTCAGTGCCACTGTAACTGAGAAGGAGTTTCCTTTTCTTAACCAAGCTGGGTTAAGTGCCAACCTCATAAAACTTGAACCTTCTGCAATTTCCTCCCCCATTTACACAACCGATTCTACGGTTCAATTGATCTATGTGGTTGGAGGAGGGGGTCGGATCCAAATCACGGGTCTTAATGGTCAGCGTGTGTTGGATGCGGAAGTAGCTGCCGGTCAGTTGATCGTTGTGCCTAGGTTTTTCATGGTGGCGAAACTTGCCGGTGAAAAAGGAATGGAATGTTTCTCTGTTATTACAAGTTCCCG GGCTACTCTGGAAGACTTTACTGGCAAGACATCAGTGTTGAGGGCATTATCACCTGAGGTGCTACAAATATCCCTCAATATAAACCCAGAATTGCAGACTCTTCTGCAGTCAAAGAGTGACTGA
- the LOC101310515 gene encoding probable 3-hydroxyisobutyrate dehydrogenase-like 3, mitochondrial-like, with protein MGTPYPNPISPAKTRIGWIGIGVMGAAMASRLLSAGYSLTVYARTPSKAAPLQSQGAHLADSPFQLAQLSDVVFTMVGHPSDVRSNYLSPNALLSSLNPNSVTVDMTSSHPALAREIFAASRAKHCWSVDAPVSGGDIGAREGKLAILAGGDASVVTWLAPLFEIMGKVTYMGPAGSGQSCKIANQITVGANLLGLSEGLVFAERAGLDVKRFMEAVRGGAAGSKVMELFGERMIERDFRPGGFAEYMVKDMGMGVDVVEEGEDGRVVVLPGAALCKQLFSGMVANGDGKLGTQGLITAIERLNGK; from the coding sequence ATGGGAACTCCTTACCCAAACCCCATTTCTCCGGCCAAAACCCGCATCGGCTGGATTGGCATCGGCGTTATGGGCGCTGCCATGGCCTCCCGCCTCCTCTCAGCTGGCTACTCCCTCACCGTCTACGCTCGCACTCCTTCAAAAGCCGCTCCCCTCCAATCCCAGGGCGCCCACCTCGCCGACTCCCCATTTCAACTCGCCCAACTCTCCGACGTCGTCTTCACCATGGTGGGCCACCCCTCCGATGTCCGATCCAACTACCTCTCCCCCAACGCCCTTCTTTCCAGCCTCAATCCCAATTCCGTCACCGTCGACATGACCAGCAGCCACCCGGCGCTCGCGCGTGAGATTTTCGCCGCCTCACGCGCCAAACACTGCTGGTCTGTCGACGCGCCGGTATCCGGCGGCGACATCGGCGCCAGGGAAGGCAAGCTTGCCATACTCGCCGGCGGGGATGCCTCGGTGGTGACGTGGCTGGCGCCCTTGTTTGAGATTATGGGGAAGGTTACTTATATGGGTCCGGCTGGGTCCGGGCAGAGTTGTAAAATTGCTAACCAGATCACTGTGGGGGCCAATTTGCTTGGATTGAGTGAAGGGTTGGTGTTTGCGGAGCGGGCTGGGTTGGATGTAAAGCGGTTTATGGAGGCGGTGAGGGGCGGGGCGGCGGGGTCTAAAGTAATGGAGTTGTTTGGGGAGAGGATGATTGAGAGGGACTTCAGGCCTGGTGGGTTTGCAGAGTATATGGTGAAGGATATGGGGATGGGTGTGGATGTTGTGGAGGAAGGTGAGGATGGGAGAGTGGTAGTGTTGCCTGGTGCTGCATTGTGCAAGCAGTTGTTTTCGGGTATGGTGGCTAATGGTGACGGTAAGCTTGGTACGCAAGGGCTTATCACTGCTATAGAGAGGCTCAATGGAAAGTGA
- the LOC101310800 gene encoding NADH dehydrogenase [ubiquinone] iron-sulfur protein 8, mitochondrial-like, whose translation MAAFLARKSLQTLRARQLQLAVPGKPLQGSQFYGLRSSSHCYSTKLEDEEREQLAKEMSKDWSAVFERSINTLFLTEMVRGLMLTLKYFFEQKVTINYPFEKGPLSPRFRGEHALRRYPTGEERCIACKLCEAICPAQAITIEAEEREDGSRRTTRYDIDMTKCIYCGFCQEACPVDAIVEGPNFEFSTETHEELLYDKEKLLENGDRWETEIAENLRSESLYR comes from the exons GCTGTACCAGGAAAACCACTGCAGGGATCTCAATTCTATGGACTGCGATCTAGCTCACATTGCTACTCAACTAAACTAG AGGATGAGGAAAGAGAACAACTGGCAAAGGAGATGTCCAAGGACTGGAGTGCTG TTTTTGAGAGAAGCATCAACACACTATTTCTTACTGAAATGGTTCGAGGTCTGATGCTGACGCTCAAGTACTTCTTTGAGCAAAAAGTTACT ATCAATTATCCATTTGAGAAGGGTCCTTTGAGTCCTCGTTTTCGTGGTGAACATGCCCTACGGCGTTATCCTACAGGAGAAGAGCGTTGCATTGCGTGCAAACTTTGTGAAGCT ATTTGCCCGGCACAGGCAATTACGATCGAGGCTGAGGAACGAGAAGATGGTAGCCGTAGGACTACTAG GTATGACATTGACATGACAAAGTGCATCTACTGTGGATTCTGTCAAGAGGCATGTCCAGTAGATGCTATTGTAGAAGGACCAAACTTTGAATTTTCAACCGAAACTCATGAG GAGCTTCTTTATGACAAAGAAAAGCTTCTTGAGAATGGAGACCGTTGGGAGACTGAGATTGCTGAGAACCTCAGATCTGAAAGCCTCTATCGTTGA